The following are encoded together in the Cynocephalus volans isolate mCynVol1 chromosome 4, mCynVol1.pri, whole genome shotgun sequence genome:
- the LOC134375954 gene encoding olfactory receptor 2W3-like — MDGTNDSTQNHFILLGFSDRPHLQRGILFVVILIAYLLTLLGNSTIILVSRLDPHLHTPMYFFLTHLSFLDLSFTTSSISQLLYNLHGQDKTISYTGCAIQLFLFLGLGGVECLLLAVMAYERFVAVCKPLHYMVIMNPRLYLGLVSVAWGCVLTNSFIMSPVTLSLPQCGYHKVDHFLCEMPALIQMAYINTLAIEDTVFVLAVDIVLSPLVFILVSYSYIVKAVLQIRSVSGRQKALNTCGSHLTVVSLFYGNIIYMYMQPGNNSSQDQGKFLTLFYDIITPLLNPLIYTVFDICEKDSGQF; from the coding sequence ATGGATGGAACCAATGACAGCACCCAAAACCATTTCATCCTTCTGGGGTTTTCTGACCGCCCCCATCTGCAGAGGGGGATCCTCTTTGTGGTCATCTTGATAGCATATCTCCTGACCCTTCTGGGCAACAGCACCATCATCCTGGTGTCCCGGCTGGACCCTCACCTGCACACTCCAATGTACTTCTTCCTCACCCACCTGTcttttctggacctcagttttacCACCAGCTCCATTTCTCAGCTGCTCTATAACCTTCATGGACAGGACAAGACCATCAGCTACACGGGCTGTGCCATCCAGCTCTTCCTGTTCCTGGGTCTTGGCGGTGTTGAGTGCCTGCTCCTGGCCGTCATGGCCTATGAACGGTttgtggctgtctgcaagccccTGCACTACATGGTGATCATGAATCCAAGGCTCTACCTGGGCTTGGTGTCAGTGGCCTGGGGCTGTGTGTTGACCAACTCTTTTATCATGTCTCCAGTGACCCTGAGCTTACCCCAGTGTGGGTACCACAAGGTGGACCACTTCTTGTGTGAGATGCCAGCCCTGATCCAGATGGCCTACATCAACACTCTGGCCATCGAAGACACTGTCTTTGTCCTGGCAGTTGACATTGTCCTGTCACCCTTGGTGTTTATCCTGGTCTCCTACAGCTACATTGTGAAGGCTGTGTTACAAATTCGGTCAGTGTCAGGGAGGCAAAAGGCCTTGAACACCTGTGGCTCCCATCTCACTGTGGTCTCACTTTTCTATGGAAACATCATCTACATGTACATGCAACCGGGCAACAACTCCTCCCAGGACCAGGGCAAGTTCCTCACCCTCTTCTACGACATCATCACCCCACTCCTCAATCCTCTGATCTATACAGTATTTGATATTTG